The window AACTCTTGGATTTCCACCAAAACAAGCTTTTAGATTAGGACAACTATTCTTGCGTTTAAACGGGCTCACCTTATTTATTACTTACTTAGGCTTACTTAGCACAATCAGCTATTCACCTTTAAAAACCTTAGTCTTTGCTCTTTCAAAACAAACGATTATTCCAAAAAAAGCCTATTGGATTCAAGCGAGCGTAGTAAGTTTATTTATTCTATTAATCAGCAGTGGTGAACAAGGGATCAATCAGCTTTACAATCAACTCACCTTGATGACCAGCGTGTCGCGTTCCCTACCTTACCTATTCCTTGCTTGGAATTTCTATTATTTTAGACAAAACCAGGCTGAATTTATCTTCTTAAAAAATAAAAAACTCGCCTTATTGGCAAGCTTTAGTGTGACTGTTAGTGTTTTATTCGCTCTTGGCTTTACCTTGTTAACACCTTTTTTGGCAGGCGATTATGAAACATTCTTCTTTTTATTACTGGGTCCTTGTGTTTTTTCGGTGGTGGGTCTAGGTGTTTGGGGATTAAGGAAAATAAAGCCATTGTGAAAATTCACAATGGCTTTTTGGATTAGAATTATTTTTTATTTAGATTAAGGCAGATAACCTGATAAGCTCAATACTATCAGAAGTAAACCTGTTGATTATCTCATTTTTTGACTCATTGAGGGTCGACAGATTAAAAAAAACTAGTTAATTAGATTATTCTAACTAACTAGTTCTGATTTCATTAACGATTAGCTTTTCCTGGTGTTGAAGCAATAATTTGTAGATTGCCATCAATTTCCCAAGCTTTAATAGCGTTTGGTAAAATAAAATGAGTGCCTTTATTAATTTCATATGTTGCACCATCTGGTAAGGTTAGGACTCCTTGACCTTCTAAAACGCTGACTAACGTATAAGGCGCAGTTGCCATAAATTCAGCACGTCCTTTAATCATCCATTGATAAACATCAAAGAAATCTGACTCAACATAAGTTGTAATTTCAACATGTTCTTTATTCTTTGTTTCAACATGTAGAACTGGATCAACATGTGGAACAGTTGTAACATCAACGGATTGTTGAATATGCAATTCACGAGGTAAGCCACTATCATCTTTACGATCATAGTCGTAAACACGGTACGTAGTGTCACTACTTTGTTGCGTTTCCAGAATCATAATACCGGCTCCAATTGCATGAATCGTGCCACTTGGTACATGGAAAAAATCACCTTTATTGACTTTAATGCGACGCAATAATTGATCCCATTCGCCACTGCGAATCATCGCTTCTAATTCTTCTTTTGTATGGGCATGATGTCCATAGATAATCTCAGCACCTTCATCTGCATCAATTACGTACCAACATTCAGTTTTTCCTAATTCACCTTCGTGAGCCAAGCCATAAGTATCATCTGGATGAACTTGAACAGATAAATCATCTGCTGCATCTAAAATTTTCGTCAATAACGGAAAAACATCTCCTGTAACATTTCCAAAAACTTCACGATGTTGCTCCCAAACCTCAGCTAATGTTAAACCTTTTAATGGACCATTTTTTACAACACTAGGACCATTTGGATGCGCGCTAATTGCCCAGCATTCTCCAACTTTATCACTAGGAAGATCATAGCCAAAAACTTCTTTTAACTTTGTTCCACCCCAAATTTTTTCTTGTAAAACAGCTTCTAAAAATAACGGTTCGCTCACTTCGTTTTCCTCCTCAATCTTATTCCATTCTATTTTACCATAGATGAAAGCGATTCACCTCAAAATCAACGAATCTTTTCTTAAACTAATTTATCCAATACTTCACTTTCAGCAATATAAGTTTCCATCAAGATATTACGGCGTTTTAAATAATAAGGCGTATCCATTTGTACATGTACCCGATTGGATAAGAAAACAAAACTACGCTTTTTCACTAGATCTAAAATGATAATCGTTCCAGTAAAACCCGTATGCAATAAATAACGATTTGGTACTGCTCCATCTGCAGATCCTAAAAAGGCCCACCCTAATGAACGGTTTAAATCACCTGTTGGCGTCCAATCATGCATAAGCTGCTCAACGGTTGCTTCTTTTAAAATCTGAACACCTTTCCAACTACCACCATTTAACATCATTTGGCTAAAACGAATCACATCTTGTAGGCTAGAAAAAAGTCCAGCACTTCCACAATGTGGATACAAAACTAAGGCTTTTGGATCATGAACCTCTCCACGAATCATGCCTCGAACTGGATGATTTTCAGTTGGCGCACATTGCAATGGATTAGTTGGTTTAAATAGCGTTTCCTTTAATTCTAACGGTCGGCTGATTCGTTCTTCAAAAACCGTTGTTACAGTTTGATTCGTGATTTTTTCAATAATAAAGCCTAATAAAATCATACTCGTATCTGTATAAAGAACTTCTTTTCCAAAATTTTCACCAACGGTCAAATGCATAAAAGCTTCACTTAATTCTTCCGATGATAAGCTATCTCGATTTTCAATATACCCATTTAATGCAGATGTATGAGTTAATAAATGACGAATCGTGACTTGAGGCTGACTAAATTCAGGCAAATATTTGGTTACGCTGTCTTCAATATCTAATGAACCTGCTTCCCATAATTGCAAAATTAACGTAGCCGTCATCATAACCTTAGTAACTGAAGCTAAATCATAGAGTTCATTTTCT is drawn from Carnobacterium gallinarum DSM 4847 and contains these coding sequences:
- the manA gene encoding mannose-6-phosphate isomerase, class I, which encodes MSEPLFLEAVLQEKIWGGTKLKEVFGYDLPSDKVGECWAISAHPNGPSVVKNGPLKGLTLAEVWEQHREVFGNVTGDVFPLLTKILDAADDLSVQVHPDDTYGLAHEGELGKTECWYVIDADEGAEIIYGHHAHTKEELEAMIRSGEWDQLLRRIKVNKGDFFHVPSGTIHAIGAGIMILETQQSSDTTYRVYDYDRKDDSGLPRELHIQQSVDVTTVPHVDPVLHVETKNKEHVEITTYVESDFFDVYQWMIKGRAEFMATAPYTLVSVLEGQGVLTLPDGATYEINKGTHFILPNAIKAWEIDGNLQIIASTPGKANR
- a CDS encoding serine hydrolase domain-containing protein — translated: MTNYPKTQSMVAELIAEGTIPGASYAFIEPQEIRIYREGHAAIFPEEEPILENELYDLASVTKVMMTATLILQLWEAGSLDIEDSVTKYLPEFSQPQVTIRHLLTHTSALNGYIENRDSLSSEELSEAFMHLTVGENFGKEVLYTDTSMILLGFIIEKITNQTVTTVFEERISRPLELKETLFKPTNPLQCAPTENHPVRGMIRGEVHDPKALVLYPHCGSAGLFSSLQDVIRFSQMMLNGGSWKGVQILKEATVEQLMHDWTPTGDLNRSLGWAFLGSADGAVPNRYLLHTGFTGTIIILDLVKKRSFVFLSNRVHVQMDTPYYLKRRNILMETYIAESEVLDKLV